GGATCAGGAAGAATATTATACGTAAACGACGGGGGAGTGCGGGACATTCCTCCGTTTTTTTGTGTGGTTGCCAGGTGCATGACGGGATAAAGGGGAACTGGAGTATGCCATATGGATAGCCCCGGGTGAAGACCAGTCCGGATATGGTACAATATCCAAGTTAGCATGAGCGCAGGAGGGAAACTATGGACTTAACGTTGATGATCCAGACGATCGCTCAGGAGACAGAGGTTAAGAGGCATCAGGTGGAGCGGACTATCGCCCTGTTGGACGAGGGCAATACCGTCCCGTTTATCGCCCGTTACCGCAAGGAGATGACAGGGCAGCTAGATGAGACGCAAATTCGCGCCATTGAGGAGCGCGTTCGCTACCTGCGCAATTTGTCGGTCAGAAAAGAGGAAGTTATCCGGCTGATCGAGGAGCAGGGGAAGCTGACGGATGAGCTCAAGGCCTGCATCGAAAAGGCGACCAAGCTGCAAGAAGTGGAGGATCTGTACAGGCCCTACCGGCAAAAGCGGCGAACCCGCGCGACGATGGCCAAGGAAAAGGGATTGGAGCCCTTGGCCGCCTACCTGTTGGCGCGGCCTGAGGCGGGCGATCCCCTGGCGGAGGCAGCCCGGTACATAGACGAGGAAAAAGGAGTCGAATCGGCGGAGCAAGCCCTGCAAGGAGCGATGGATATCATCGCGGAACAGGTATCGGACGATCCGCAGGTCCGCCAATGGACGAGGGAGCGGACCTTGCAAAAGGGCGTCTTGGTCACGGAGCAGAAGGCTGAGGAGGCCGACGAGAAAAATATCTACCAGATGTATTACGCATACAGCGAGCCGCTCAAAAAAGCGGCGCCGCATCGGGTGCTCGCGATCAACCGGGGGGAAAACGAAGGAATCTTGAAGGTATCCGTGGAGGCGCCTGTCGAAGAAATCTTGCTTTATCTGAAGAAACGCCTGGTTCCAAAGGAGACGGTCGCCAGACCATGGCTGGAAGCGGCAGCCGAGGATGCCTACAAGCGGCTGATCCAGCCCTCCATCGAGCGTGAAGTGCGGGGAGAGCTGACCGAAGCTGCTGAGGAGCGGGCCATCCACATTTTCGCGGAAAATCTGCGGAATCTGCTGCTGCAGCCGCCGGTAAAGGGAAAAGTAGTCTTGGGCGTAGACCCGGCCTACCGGACAGGCTGCAAACTGGCTGTCGTCGATGACACCGGCAAGCTGCTGGAGGTAGCCGTGATCTATCCGACCCCCCCGGTCAGCAAGGTAGCGGAGGCATCCGCCAAGGTGAAGGAACTGGTCGACCGCTACGGCGTCCATATCATCGCCATCGGGAATGGAACCGCATCCCGGGAGACGGAACAATTTATCGCCGGCGTAATCAAAGAAATGAAGCGGGACTTGTCCTATATCATCGTCAACGAAGCGGGCGCTTCCGTGTATTCGGCATCCGCGCTGGCCAAAGAGGAGTTCCCGGAGCTGGACGTCGCGGAGCGCAGCGCGATCTCGATTGCCCGCAGACTGCAGGACCCTCTGGCGGAACTGGTCAAAATCGACCCCAAATCGGTGGGTGTGGGGCAATACCAGCATGACGTGTCGCAGACGCGGCTGGCGGAAAGTTTGCAATTCGTCGTGGAGTCGGCGGTTAACCACGTCGGCGTGGACGTCAACACGGCTTCGCCGTCGCTTTTGCAGTACGTGTCCGGCATCAGCCGGCAGGTAGCGGGCAACATCGTCAAAAAGCGGGAGGAGCTCGGAAAGTTTACCAGCCGCAAGCAATTGAAGGAGGTCCCCCGGCTGGGCGCCAAGACCTTTGAGCAGTGCGTCGGTTTCTTGCGCATCATGGATGGGGAAGACCCGCTCGACAGGACGCCCATTCACCCGGAATCCTACCCGGCTGTGCAGCGGCTGCTCGCGTCGATCGGCATCTCGGCGGCGGAAATTGGCAGCGAAGCCTGCCGCTCCCGCCTGGAGTCGCTCGATCTGCCGTCTGTAGCGGCACAATTGGACATCGGGGAGCCGACGCTGCGCGATATTGTGGACAGTCTGCTCCGTCCCGGCCGCGACCCCCGCGACGAACTGCCCAAGCCGCTTCTGCGCAGCGATGTGCTGCAACTGTCCGATCTGAGCGCGGGCATGAAGCTGCAGGGCACGGTGCGCAATGTCGTGGACTTCGGGGCTTTCATCGACATCGGTTTGAAAAACGACGGACTGGCGCATATCTCGCGCCTGCGAAAAGGCTTTGTCAAACACCCGCTGGATGTCGTCACCGTAGGGGACATCGTGGATGTCTGGGTGGTGGAGATCGACGAAAAGCGGCAGCGCGTCGGCCTGTCGCTGATCGCTCCCGGGGATTGAACATGCAAAAGCGGCCACCCTATTGCGGGCGGCCGCCGTGTTTTTCCCAATATAAGAACCAACAGCTGTTCAGCAACCGAATTTGCCGCACGTCCTTCCCGGAGAAGGCACGCTGCAACTGTCTTCGCATCCATTGTGGCATAAGTGCTACCTCCTGGTGTCATTCCTCTACTCGCAATGTATGCGGCAGATGCACAGGAGGTACCTTTTTTCTTGCGTCTTACTCTTCTTCTTGCAGGAATTCCAACTGGGCCTGCAGGGCGCGAATCTCGGTCAAGAGCGAGATCAGCGGATAGACATCTTCCTTCAGCGCGGAGAAGCGTTTTTCCAGCTGACTGACATACGCCAGGCCGTCCTCGATCTCGGTACCATCTCCCAGCAGCTCCAGGCCGCTGCATTCGGCGACCACGGCGGGAAGCTCGGGGCGTCCTTCGATGGTCAGTTTGTCGATTTCCTTTTGCAGCCGCTTCAGAAGAGCGACCA
This sequence is a window from Brevibacillus composti. Protein-coding genes within it:
- the cmpA gene encoding cortex morphogenetic protein CmpA, whose protein sequence is MPQWMRRQLQRAFSGKDVRQIRLLNSCWFLYWEKHGGRPQ
- a CDS encoding Tex family protein; translated protein: MDLTLMIQTIAQETEVKRHQVERTIALLDEGNTVPFIARYRKEMTGQLDETQIRAIEERVRYLRNLSVRKEEVIRLIEEQGKLTDELKACIEKATKLQEVEDLYRPYRQKRRTRATMAKEKGLEPLAAYLLARPEAGDPLAEAARYIDEEKGVESAEQALQGAMDIIAEQVSDDPQVRQWTRERTLQKGVLVTEQKAEEADEKNIYQMYYAYSEPLKKAAPHRVLAINRGENEGILKVSVEAPVEEILLYLKKRLVPKETVARPWLEAAAEDAYKRLIQPSIEREVRGELTEAAEERAIHIFAENLRNLLLQPPVKGKVVLGVDPAYRTGCKLAVVDDTGKLLEVAVIYPTPPVSKVAEASAKVKELVDRYGVHIIAIGNGTASRETEQFIAGVIKEMKRDLSYIIVNEAGASVYSASALAKEEFPELDVAERSAISIARRLQDPLAELVKIDPKSVGVGQYQHDVSQTRLAESLQFVVESAVNHVGVDVNTASPSLLQYVSGISRQVAGNIVKKREELGKFTSRKQLKEVPRLGAKTFEQCVGFLRIMDGEDPLDRTPIHPESYPAVQRLLASIGISAAEIGSEACRSRLESLDLPSVAAQLDIGEPTLRDIVDSLLRPGRDPRDELPKPLLRSDVLQLSDLSAGMKLQGTVRNVVDFGAFIDIGLKNDGLAHISRLRKGFVKHPLDVVTVGDIVDVWVVEIDEKRQRVGLSLIAPGD
- a CDS encoding hydrolase/acyltransferase, with protein sequence MRYLILQEKTGLRFVAMPESYMYQLVALLKRLQKEIDKLTIEGRPELPAVVAECSGLELLGDGTEIEDGLAYVSQLEKRFSALKEDVYPLISLLTEIRALQAQLEFLQEEE